CCGCATATGGGTCCTGAACTGCATAAACGCCCTCTCAGATGCGGCGGAGTACCTCAGTCCGCTGGCTCAACCTCTCGGATCGCCCCTCCCCCAACATCCAGGGCGCGGCGGCTCTTCGCGAGGCTGGGTTGGCGGGTCAGAGAGCTGCGAAGCCGCCCGAGCAGTACCAGGAGCTGTTGGCCAGCGCCCAGTACGTAGCCGTCTTCCAGTGGTTACGGCGTACAGCGCTCTCGCTGAGCGCGCGTTCTTTGGCGTAGTCACGCACCCCCTCGGCTCCCGCCACATCGAAGAGCTGTTGCAGCACATAGGCGAGTCCCGCCAGCTCGTCGCTGGCCTGGGCGGCATACAGGCGGTCGAGTCGGAAGGTATTGAAGTGGTGCCGAACGCGGGCGGCCAGACATGTCGACCACTCCCCCGACGGTCTGACGCAGAACCGTAGCGCCGCCAACCCCTCCTCCAGTACCTCAGCGGACAGCCACGTCTCTTGGTCTATGTCGTCGAAGTACGGGTGCAGAGTCTGCTCTTCAGCGGTGGCCGGCGCCGCGCTCGTCTTCGTCTTGTTGCAGTCACTGCACGCCGGCACCAAGTTCGAGGGGATCACAGCGAGGTAGGGGTAAGCGGACTTCGGCAGGTGATGATCGAGAGTG
This sequence is a window from Streptomyces sp. NBC_01775. Protein-coding genes within it:
- a CDS encoding HNH endonuclease → MWPLGKPSHTPRDTYRTCISRSRDPLLKARLESLETVVVLAAERYEQSAAAATLHTLSSTDFGPTKGEPTAAEDLTKVYTNSMASRGAPGRRVYDELKLAARRCPLCGHGTVTTLDHHLPKSAYPYLAVIPSNLVPACSDCNKTKTSAAPATAEEQTLHPYFDDIDQETWLSAEVLEEGLAALRFCVRPSGEWSTCLAARVRHHFNTFRLDRLYAAQASDELAGLAYVLQQLFDVAGAEGVRDYAKERALSESAVRRNHWKTATYWALANSSWYCSGGFAAL